The following proteins come from a genomic window of Pedobacter faecalis:
- a CDS encoding S41 family peptidase → MNALRFPLIIVFVLAACGKSFSQMGNTPDIWYRVSEKSGFDIKISADKSKLLAITPGTVPGKARVQKFLLLPSKSEGLLQVDLMANSKLGQGDTCTFYVVVYRGGRPYLYYSRDFTLGSQWSERLQFSRYHRIPKEADSMVAGFALSGKVALPGVRLNVDLVQGVRFEQYRQSKNRFAGDKKNVERLAAVAKIWGLLKYFTPDHLPDNYDWDEALMSALADNFSSFDKDISVDDVIKKLLVPYKSFKAKNKEALPVNLQNRVEQLPISEKQKAKLRAILANSQKGKSKYFTAPSSEYPAPIFHDKNIDQNQIPDARSRILLLFRYWNIIEYFYPYKNQVTHDWEAVLTKLIGPFIEGDTENAYTKNLLLLNASIGDGHTAVPLNVLDMGQTLYSGLFTILPFTYRIDGNRLYINHIDASFKGLTGLEGGDELLSVNHIRVDSLVGEFRDYISHPSPAMKDIYLQDSRWMNLFPLMPDTLDIKYRRSGKIGEIKVPWPRTTIQSGLRYLLPDRQSGAPARKPVLSFIDKHKLLLIDPYTWNDALADSTSQLLEKSSALAIDLRTYPDWKFVNFCEALIRDSVPLIRFRVSTEIPGIFASSLKVSIKDGKAYEKDIYILISEKTRSRSEFLAKILKSGASNAILIGRRSAGADGDVASIPIIGRVPLSLRFSGVGAEYPNKVLTHQVGIVPDVVVDRQNLMGSDEIMNEVFKIVSP, encoded by the coding sequence GTATTGGCTGCCTGTGGCAAGTCGTTTTCTCAGATGGGGAATACTCCAGACATTTGGTATAGGGTATCAGAAAAGTCTGGCTTTGATATTAAAATCAGCGCTGATAAATCAAAGCTACTAGCAATTACCCCTGGAACTGTGCCGGGAAAGGCCAGGGTCCAAAAGTTTTTGCTGCTTCCTTCTAAGTCAGAAGGTTTACTTCAGGTGGATTTGATGGCCAATTCTAAGCTCGGGCAGGGAGATACATGTACGTTTTACGTGGTTGTTTATAGAGGGGGGCGACCTTATTTGTACTATTCAAGGGATTTTACGTTAGGTTCCCAATGGTCAGAACGGCTGCAATTCTCAAGATATCATCGGATTCCGAAGGAGGCCGATTCTATGGTTGCGGGCTTTGCGCTGTCTGGTAAGGTGGCGCTGCCAGGTGTGCGTTTAAACGTGGACTTAGTGCAGGGGGTGCGATTTGAACAGTACAGGCAAAGTAAGAATCGGTTTGCCGGCGATAAAAAAAATGTTGAACGATTGGCTGCGGTTGCTAAGATTTGGGGATTGCTTAAATACTTTACGCCAGATCACTTGCCGGATAACTATGACTGGGATGAGGCGCTGATGTCGGCACTGGCTGATAATTTCAGCTCTTTTGATAAGGATATTAGCGTTGACGATGTCATTAAAAAGCTTCTGGTTCCGTACAAGTCCTTTAAGGCCAAAAACAAGGAGGCATTGCCAGTTAATCTTCAAAACAGGGTGGAACAGTTGCCGATAAGTGAAAAACAGAAGGCAAAGTTACGGGCTATTCTTGCCAATAGCCAGAAAGGTAAATCGAAATATTTTACGGCGCCGTCGTCTGAATACCCTGCGCCGATTTTCCATGATAAAAACATAGATCAGAATCAGATTCCTGATGCACGAAGCAGAATCTTGCTCTTATTTAGATACTGGAATATTATTGAGTATTTTTATCCATATAAAAATCAGGTTACACACGATTGGGAGGCTGTTTTAACAAAATTAATTGGTCCTTTTATTGAAGGCGACACAGAAAATGCTTATACCAAAAATCTTCTATTGCTAAATGCGAGCATAGGGGATGGGCATACTGCCGTACCTCTCAATGTACTTGATATGGGCCAGACGCTTTACAGTGGCTTGTTTACTATCTTGCCTTTCACGTATCGAATAGACGGTAACCGTTTGTATATAAATCACATTGACGCCTCGTTTAAAGGGCTTACCGGACTGGAGGGAGGCGACGAGTTATTAAGTGTGAATCATATCCGGGTAGATTCGCTGGTTGGAGAGTTCAGGGACTATATCAGTCACCCCTCTCCGGCTATGAAAGATATATATCTTCAGGATAGTCGCTGGATGAACTTATTTCCGCTTATGCCAGATACGCTAGATATTAAGTACCGCCGCTCGGGGAAAATAGGGGAGATAAAGGTGCCGTGGCCACGGACGACGATACAAAGCGGGTTAAGGTATCTTTTACCGGATCGGCAAAGCGGGGCGCCAGCCAGAAAGCCTGTTTTGAGTTTTATCGATAAGCATAAACTGCTTTTGATCGACCCGTACACCTGGAACGATGCCTTGGCTGATTCTACTTCGCAATTATTAGAAAAATCCTCGGCACTGGCTATCGATCTTCGTACTTATCCTGACTGGAAGTTTGTGAATTTTTGTGAGGCGTTGATTAGAGACAGTGTTCCGCTGATCAGGTTCAGGGTGTCAACCGAAATACCTGGAATCTTTGCATCCAGTCTGAAAGTTTCTATAAAGGACGGAAAAGCTTATGAAAAGGATATTTATATATTAATATCAGAAAAGACAAGAAGTAGGTCTGAATTTTTAGCGAAGATACTGAAGAGTGGTGCCTCCAATGCCATTCTTATCGGTCGTCGATCGGCGGGAGCAGATGGTGACGTAGCATCGATACCTATTATAGGAAGAGTACCGCTCAGCTTGCGTTTTAGCGGTGTTGGGGCTGAATATCCAAATAAGGTGTTAACCCATCA